From a region of the Streptomyces sp. NBC_00193 genome:
- a CDS encoding TetR/AcrR family transcriptional regulator: MSSSSPQQRRGNTRQRIQDVALELFAEQGYEKTSLREIAERLGVTKAALYYHFKTKEDIIISLFEDLTRPIDELIQWAEEQPRTLEMKREVLRRYSEAMAGGASLYRFMQENQASLRELTIGETVKKRLFALVELLRTGQEDAPLADQVRCVSALFTLHAGMMFLQHVEGDPEETRQAALEVATDLITQAHGQA, from the coding sequence ATGTCCAGCAGCAGTCCGCAGCAGCGCCGTGGCAATACACGGCAGCGCATCCAGGACGTCGCACTGGAACTCTTCGCCGAGCAGGGGTACGAGAAGACGTCGCTGCGGGAGATCGCGGAGCGGCTGGGGGTCACGAAGGCGGCGCTGTACTACCACTTCAAGACCAAGGAAGACATCATCATCAGCCTGTTCGAGGACCTGACGCGGCCCATCGACGAGCTGATCCAGTGGGCGGAGGAGCAGCCGCGCACGCTGGAGATGAAGCGGGAGGTCCTGCGTCGCTACAGCGAGGCGATGGCGGGCGGCGCCTCCCTGTACCGCTTCATGCAGGAGAACCAGGCCTCGCTGCGGGAACTGACCATCGGCGAGACCGTGAAGAAGCGGCTGTTCGCCCTGGTGGAACTGCTCCGGACCGGCCAGGAGGACGCCCCGCTGGCAGATCAAGTGCGGTGCGTGAGCGCCCTGTTCACCCTGCACGCGGGAATGATGTTCCTCCAGCACGTGGAGGGCGACCCGGAGGAGACCCGCCAGGCCGCCCTGGAGGTCGCGACGGACCTGATCACCCAGGCCCACGGGCAGGCGTAG
- a CDS encoding SGNH/GDSL hydrolase family protein — protein sequence MMRLALTTAAAAAAVFASALAPQASAPAGPLSYVALGDSYSAASFVRPWNADGCGRSEQDYPHQAARRLKVKLTDVTCSAAEVRAGLLGPQSELKGPPSVPPPGGWAAKPAQIKAVTAAADLVTVGAGGNSVGFAEIVEACVKRGMASFGTGSPCTDHYARGRGAAGLDARFTALEADFAALLKEIRTRAPRAGVAVVGYPAVVDSPAGCTWGSWRQFGTVAKGDMPWLDSVERRLNNLLREQARRSGAVYVDTYSSSTGHGVCAAAEQRWMYGIKDSLTGPGEQSDPPSELCRSIPARGEACTVLHPNLRGATHQADRVTEALTALGATRA from the coding sequence ATGATGCGACTCGCCCTCACCACCGCCGCTGCCGCGGCAGCCGTCTTCGCCTCCGCGCTCGCGCCGCAGGCGTCCGCCCCGGCCGGCCCCCTCTCCTACGTCGCCCTCGGGGACTCGTACAGCGCCGCCTCCTTCGTGCGTCCCTGGAACGCCGACGGATGCGGCCGCTCCGAGCAGGACTATCCGCACCAGGCCGCCCGGCGGCTGAAGGTGAAGCTCACCGATGTCACCTGTTCCGCCGCGGAGGTCAGAGCGGGGCTGCTGGGGCCCCAGTCCGAGCTGAAGGGACCACCGTCCGTGCCGCCACCGGGCGGATGGGCCGCCAAGCCGGCACAGATCAAGGCCGTTACGGCAGCCGCCGATCTCGTCACGGTCGGCGCCGGCGGCAACTCCGTGGGCTTCGCCGAGATCGTCGAGGCCTGCGTGAAGCGGGGCATGGCCTCTTTCGGTACGGGCTCCCCGTGCACCGATCACTACGCGCGGGGAAGGGGCGCCGCGGGACTCGACGCCCGGTTCACCGCGCTGGAAGCCGATTTCGCGGCCCTATTGAAGGAGATCCGCACGCGCGCGCCGCGCGCCGGGGTGGCGGTCGTCGGCTATCCGGCCGTCGTGGACAGCCCGGCGGGCTGCACCTGGGGGTCCTGGCGCCAGTTCGGAACCGTCGCCAAGGGCGACATGCCCTGGCTCGACTCCGTGGAGCGCCGGCTCAACAACCTCCTGCGGGAGCAGGCCCGCCGGAGCGGCGCGGTGTACGTGGACACCTACTCCTCCAGTACCGGGCACGGGGTGTGCGCGGCCGCCGAGCAGCGCTGGATGTACGGGATCAAGGACAGCCTGACCGGGCCGGGCGAGCAGAGCGACCCGCCCTCCGAGCTCTGCCGCTCCATCCCGGCCCGGGGCGAGGCCTGCACCGTGCTCCACCCGAACCTCCGCGGCGCCACCCACCAGGCGGACCGCGTCACCGAGGCCCTGACCGCGCTGGGGGCGACCAGGGCCTGA